A portion of the Vespa velutina chromosome 5, iVesVel2.1, whole genome shotgun sequence genome contains these proteins:
- the LOC124949233 gene encoding sodium-dependent nutrient amino acid transporter 1-like isoform X4, producing MLKNTENGNHEASYDNPTFEITNERNIRKFSNDQNKSRELEDLEQSQEKETQGSWNNRVGWAQFSSTIILATYYSSLMALTLYYLIASFSIELPWAKCLEEWEPYCIDSSRKKKYSMMINDTSFSKEYHYFNKLNHTVDNPIYRSSAELYFLNTVLHDKDNIDDGIGLPDWKLTLCLFGCWASVCIVIFQGAKSTGKASYFLAIFPYIILIALLIRAVTLNGAANGILFFITPQWDMLLKPKVWYAAVTQCFFSLSVCFGAIVTYSTNNEFKHNIYRDAMIITTLDTITSMIAGCAIFGILGNLAYEMDIKDIGTVVKDGTGLAFISYPDAIAKFEFLPQLFSVLFFVMMFVLGIGSSVGMTSSLYVILNEQFPNLKTWQIVLPLCSLGFLIGIIYVTPGGQWVLVLADYYGTSFVVFILATFEMIGIIHVYGFENFIDDIEFMLDMKASMFWKICWFIITPVTLIIIFFYTVANLSPLVYAGKTFPTAAHAAGIIILCIGVLQIPIWMLLTILKNRNLPLKEMITKAFQPTSQWGPKEMNYRREWLMFKEKKMEIRNRRKQSRLLQIIRIVFSLEVR from the exons atgttaaaaaatacg gaaaaTGGAAACCACGAAGCGAGTTATGATAACCCAACGTTTGAAATTACTAACGAAAGAAACATTCGAAAATTTAGTAATGATCAAAACAAATCTCGAGAATTAGAGGATTTAGAACAAtcgcaagagaaagaaactcaAGGATCTTGGAACAATa GGGTTGGCTGGGCTCAGTTCTCTTCAACGATCATTTTAGCGACTTATTATAGTTCGTTAATGGCATTAACTCTTTACTATTTGATCGCATCATTTTCCATTGAATTACCTTGGGCAAAGTGTCTTGAAGAATGGGAACCATATTGTATCGATTCGTccaggaagaagaaatatagtaTGATGATCAATGATACATCATTTTCAAAGGAATATCACTACTTCAATAAACTCAACCATACTGTGGATAATCCAATTTACCGAAGCTCTGCTGAACTTTACTTTTT aAACACAGTATTACACGACAAAGACAACATCGACGATGGAATTGGTTTACCAGATTGGAAGTTAACACTTTGTCTGTTTGGGTGTTGGGCTTCAGTTTGCATAGTCATTTTCCAAGGTGCCAAAAGTACAGGGAAGGCATCTTATTTTCTAGCGATTTttccttatattattttaatagcgTTGCTAATACGTGCTGTAACATTGAATGGTGCTGCCAatggtatattattttttattacccCACAATGGGATATGCTGTTAAAACCTAAGGTTTGGTACGCTGCAGTTACccaatgtttcttttctttatccgtATGTTTTGGTGCTATCGTCACTTATTCGACAAACAATGAATTTAAACATAACATTTACAG AGATGCAATGATCATTACGACATTGGACACTATCACCAGCATGATCGCGGGCTGTGCAATCTTTGGAATTCTCGGCAACCTTGCCTACGAAATGGATATTAAGGATATAGGCACAGTGGTAAAAGATGGCACTGGTCTGGCGTTCATTTCCTATCCCGATGCAATAGCTAAATTCGAATTTTTACCTCAG TTATTTTCCGTTCTCTTCTTTGTCATGATGTTTGTTCTTGGAATTGGTAGTTCTGTGGGTATGACATCGAGTCTTTACGTAATCCTGAATGAACAATTTCCGAATCTGAAAACTTGGCAAATTGTTTTGCCATTGTGTTCTCTTGGATTTTTAATTGGAATAATATACGTCACGCcg GGTGGACAATGGGTTCTTGTTTTAGCTGATTATTATGGTACTTCCTTTGTTGTGTTCATTTTAGCTACGTTTGAGATGATTGGTATCATTCATGTATATG gattcgaaaatttcattgatgaCATAGAATTCATGTTAGACATGAAAGCAAGTATGTTTTGGAAAATTTGTTGGTTCATAATAACGCCCGTTACATTgatcatcattttcttctatacCGTCGCAAATCTCTCGCCTTTGGTTTATGCTGGCAAAACTTTTCCAACAGCCGCTCATGCGGCTGgtataataatactttgtaTTGGTGTACTACAAATACCAATTTGGATGCTGTTGACTATATTAAAGAACAGGAATTTGCCATTAAAAGAG atgaTTACAAAAGCTTTCCAACCAACGTCCCAATGGGGaccgaaagaaatgaattatcgAAGAGAATGGTTaatgtttaaagaaaaaaaaatggagattAGAAATAGGAGAAAACAATCAAGATTGTTGCAAATAATTCGAATTGTTTTCAGTTTAGAAGTAAGATAG
- the LOC124949233 gene encoding sodium-dependent nutrient amino acid transporter 1-like isoform X1, giving the protein MLKNTENGNHEASYDNPTFEITNERNIRKFSNDQNKSRELEDLEQSQEKETQGSWNNSIEFLMSCIAMSVGFGNIWRFPFTAYKNGGGAFLIPYVILLFLVGKPFYFLEMIMGQFSGRSSIRVWNVSPAFVGVGWAQFSSTIILATYYSSLMALTLYYLIASFSIELPWAKCLEEWEPYCIDSSRKKKYSMMINDTSFSKEYHYFNKLNHTVDNPIYRSSAELYFLNTVLHDKDNIDDGIGLPDWKLTLCLFGCWASVCIVIFQGAKSTGKASYFLAIFPYIILIALLIRAVTLNGAANGILFFITPQWDMLLKPKVWYAAVTQCFFSLSVCFGAIVTYSTNNEFKHNIYRDAMIITTLDTITSMIAGCAIFGILGNLAYEMDIKDIGTVVKDGTGLAFISYPDAIAKFEFLPQLFSVLFFVMMFVLGIGSSVGMTSSLYVILNEQFPNLKTWQIVLPLCSLGFLIGIIYVTPGGQWVLVLADYYGTSFVVFILATFEMIGIIHVYGFENFIDDIEFMLDMKASMFWKICWFIITPVTLIIIFFYTVANLSPLVYAGKTFPTAAHAAGIIILCIGVLQIPIWMLLTILKNRNLPLKEMITKAFQPTSQWGPKEMNYRREWLMFKEKKMEIRNRRKQSRLLQIIRIVFSLEVR; this is encoded by the exons atgttaaaaaatacg gaaaaTGGAAACCACGAAGCGAGTTATGATAACCCAACGTTTGAAATTACTAACGAAAGAAACATTCGAAAATTTAGTAATGATCAAAACAAATCTCGAGAATTAGAGGATTTAGAACAAtcgcaagagaaagaaactcaAGGATCTTGGAACAATagtattgaatttttaatgtcTTGTATTGCTATGTCGGTCGGTTTTGGTAATATCTGGAGATTTCCATTTACTGCTTATAAAAATGGTGGTGGTGCATTTTTAATACCATATGTAATTCTGCTCTTTCTTGTTGGTaaaccattttattttttggaaATGATAATGGGACAATTTTCTGGACGTTCCTCGATTCGTGTTTGGAATGTTTCACCTGCTTTTGTTG GGGTTGGCTGGGCTCAGTTCTCTTCAACGATCATTTTAGCGACTTATTATAGTTCGTTAATGGCATTAACTCTTTACTATTTGATCGCATCATTTTCCATTGAATTACCTTGGGCAAAGTGTCTTGAAGAATGGGAACCATATTGTATCGATTCGTccaggaagaagaaatatagtaTGATGATCAATGATACATCATTTTCAAAGGAATATCACTACTTCAATAAACTCAACCATACTGTGGATAATCCAATTTACCGAAGCTCTGCTGAACTTTACTTTTT aAACACAGTATTACACGACAAAGACAACATCGACGATGGAATTGGTTTACCAGATTGGAAGTTAACACTTTGTCTGTTTGGGTGTTGGGCTTCAGTTTGCATAGTCATTTTCCAAGGTGCCAAAAGTACAGGGAAGGCATCTTATTTTCTAGCGATTTttccttatattattttaatagcgTTGCTAATACGTGCTGTAACATTGAATGGTGCTGCCAatggtatattattttttattacccCACAATGGGATATGCTGTTAAAACCTAAGGTTTGGTACGCTGCAGTTACccaatgtttcttttctttatccgtATGTTTTGGTGCTATCGTCACTTATTCGACAAACAATGAATTTAAACATAACATTTACAG AGATGCAATGATCATTACGACATTGGACACTATCACCAGCATGATCGCGGGCTGTGCAATCTTTGGAATTCTCGGCAACCTTGCCTACGAAATGGATATTAAGGATATAGGCACAGTGGTAAAAGATGGCACTGGTCTGGCGTTCATTTCCTATCCCGATGCAATAGCTAAATTCGAATTTTTACCTCAG TTATTTTCCGTTCTCTTCTTTGTCATGATGTTTGTTCTTGGAATTGGTAGTTCTGTGGGTATGACATCGAGTCTTTACGTAATCCTGAATGAACAATTTCCGAATCTGAAAACTTGGCAAATTGTTTTGCCATTGTGTTCTCTTGGATTTTTAATTGGAATAATATACGTCACGCcg GGTGGACAATGGGTTCTTGTTTTAGCTGATTATTATGGTACTTCCTTTGTTGTGTTCATTTTAGCTACGTTTGAGATGATTGGTATCATTCATGTATATG gattcgaaaatttcattgatgaCATAGAATTCATGTTAGACATGAAAGCAAGTATGTTTTGGAAAATTTGTTGGTTCATAATAACGCCCGTTACATTgatcatcattttcttctatacCGTCGCAAATCTCTCGCCTTTGGTTTATGCTGGCAAAACTTTTCCAACAGCCGCTCATGCGGCTGgtataataatactttgtaTTGGTGTACTACAAATACCAATTTGGATGCTGTTGACTATATTAAAGAACAGGAATTTGCCATTAAAAGAG atgaTTACAAAAGCTTTCCAACCAACGTCCCAATGGGGaccgaaagaaatgaattatcgAAGAGAATGGTTaatgtttaaagaaaaaaaaatggagattAGAAATAGGAGAAAACAATCAAGATTGTTGCAAATAATTCGAATTGTTTTCAGTTTAGAAGTAAGATAG
- the LOC124949233 gene encoding sodium-dependent nutrient amino acid transporter 1-like isoform X3 codes for MSCIAMSVGFGNIWRFPFTAYKNGGGAFLIPYVILLFLVGKPFYFLEMIMGQFSGRSSIRVWNVSPAFVGVGWAQFSSTIILATYYSSLMALTLYYLIASFSIELPWAKCLEEWEPYCIDSSRKKKYSMMINDTSFSKEYHYFNKLNHTVDNPIYRSSAELYFLNTVLHDKDNIDDGIGLPDWKLTLCLFGCWASVCIVIFQGAKSTGKASYFLAIFPYIILIALLIRAVTLNGAANGILFFITPQWDMLLKPKVWYAAVTQCFFSLSVCFGAIVTYSTNNEFKHNIYRDAMIITTLDTITSMIAGCAIFGILGNLAYEMDIKDIGTVVKDGTGLAFISYPDAIAKFEFLPQLFSVLFFVMMFVLGIGSSVGMTSSLYVILNEQFPNLKTWQIVLPLCSLGFLIGIIYVTPGGQWVLVLADYYGTSFVVFILATFEMIGIIHVYGFENFIDDIEFMLDMKASMFWKICWFIITPVTLIIIFFYTVANLSPLVYAGKTFPTAAHAAGIIILCIGVLQIPIWMLLTILKNRNLPLKEMITKAFQPTSQWGPKEMNYRREWLMFKEKKMEIRNRRKQSRLLQIIRIVFSLEVR; via the exons atgtcTTGTATTGCTATGTCGGTCGGTTTTGGTAATATCTGGAGATTTCCATTTACTGCTTATAAAAATGGTGGTGGTGCATTTTTAATACCATATGTAATTCTGCTCTTTCTTGTTGGTaaaccattttattttttggaaATGATAATGGGACAATTTTCTGGACGTTCCTCGATTCGTGTTTGGAATGTTTCACCTGCTTTTGTTG GGGTTGGCTGGGCTCAGTTCTCTTCAACGATCATTTTAGCGACTTATTATAGTTCGTTAATGGCATTAACTCTTTACTATTTGATCGCATCATTTTCCATTGAATTACCTTGGGCAAAGTGTCTTGAAGAATGGGAACCATATTGTATCGATTCGTccaggaagaagaaatatagtaTGATGATCAATGATACATCATTTTCAAAGGAATATCACTACTTCAATAAACTCAACCATACTGTGGATAATCCAATTTACCGAAGCTCTGCTGAACTTTACTTTTT aAACACAGTATTACACGACAAAGACAACATCGACGATGGAATTGGTTTACCAGATTGGAAGTTAACACTTTGTCTGTTTGGGTGTTGGGCTTCAGTTTGCATAGTCATTTTCCAAGGTGCCAAAAGTACAGGGAAGGCATCTTATTTTCTAGCGATTTttccttatattattttaatagcgTTGCTAATACGTGCTGTAACATTGAATGGTGCTGCCAatggtatattattttttattacccCACAATGGGATATGCTGTTAAAACCTAAGGTTTGGTACGCTGCAGTTACccaatgtttcttttctttatccgtATGTTTTGGTGCTATCGTCACTTATTCGACAAACAATGAATTTAAACATAACATTTACAG AGATGCAATGATCATTACGACATTGGACACTATCACCAGCATGATCGCGGGCTGTGCAATCTTTGGAATTCTCGGCAACCTTGCCTACGAAATGGATATTAAGGATATAGGCACAGTGGTAAAAGATGGCACTGGTCTGGCGTTCATTTCCTATCCCGATGCAATAGCTAAATTCGAATTTTTACCTCAG TTATTTTCCGTTCTCTTCTTTGTCATGATGTTTGTTCTTGGAATTGGTAGTTCTGTGGGTATGACATCGAGTCTTTACGTAATCCTGAATGAACAATTTCCGAATCTGAAAACTTGGCAAATTGTTTTGCCATTGTGTTCTCTTGGATTTTTAATTGGAATAATATACGTCACGCcg GGTGGACAATGGGTTCTTGTTTTAGCTGATTATTATGGTACTTCCTTTGTTGTGTTCATTTTAGCTACGTTTGAGATGATTGGTATCATTCATGTATATG gattcgaaaatttcattgatgaCATAGAATTCATGTTAGACATGAAAGCAAGTATGTTTTGGAAAATTTGTTGGTTCATAATAACGCCCGTTACATTgatcatcattttcttctatacCGTCGCAAATCTCTCGCCTTTGGTTTATGCTGGCAAAACTTTTCCAACAGCCGCTCATGCGGCTGgtataataatactttgtaTTGGTGTACTACAAATACCAATTTGGATGCTGTTGACTATATTAAAGAACAGGAATTTGCCATTAAAAGAG atgaTTACAAAAGCTTTCCAACCAACGTCCCAATGGGGaccgaaagaaatgaattatcgAAGAGAATGGTTaatgtttaaagaaaaaaaaatggagattAGAAATAGGAGAAAACAATCAAGATTGTTGCAAATAATTCGAATTGTTTTCAGTTTAGAAGTAAGATAG
- the LOC124949233 gene encoding sodium-dependent nutrient amino acid transporter 1-like isoform X5 translates to MLKNTENGNHEASYDNPTFEITNERNIRKFSNDQNKSRELEDLEQSQEKETQGSWNNSIEFLMSCIAMSVGFGNIWRFPFTAYKNGGGAFLIPYVILLFLVGKPFYFLEMIMGQFSGRSSIRVWNVSPAFVGVGWAQFSSTIILATYYSSLMALTLYYLIASFSIELPWAKCLEEWEPYCIDSSRKKKYSMMINDTSFSKEYHYFNKLNHTVDNPIYRSSAELYFLNTVLHDKDNIDDGIGLPDWKLTLCLFGCWASVCIVIFQGAKSTGKASYFLAIFPYIILIALLIRAVTLNGAANGILFFITPQWDMLLKPKVWYAAVTQCFFSLSVCFGAIVTYSTNNEFKHNIYRDAMIITTLDTITSMIAGCAIFGILGNLAYEMDIKDIGTVVKDGTGLAFISYPDAIAKFEFLPQLFSVLFFVMMFVLGIGSSVGMTSSLYVILNEQFPNLKTWQIVLPLCSLGFLIGIIYVTPGGQWVLVLADYYGTSFVVFILATFEMIGIIHVYDDYKSFPTNVPMGTERNELSKRMVNV, encoded by the exons atgttaaaaaatacg gaaaaTGGAAACCACGAAGCGAGTTATGATAACCCAACGTTTGAAATTACTAACGAAAGAAACATTCGAAAATTTAGTAATGATCAAAACAAATCTCGAGAATTAGAGGATTTAGAACAAtcgcaagagaaagaaactcaAGGATCTTGGAACAATagtattgaatttttaatgtcTTGTATTGCTATGTCGGTCGGTTTTGGTAATATCTGGAGATTTCCATTTACTGCTTATAAAAATGGTGGTGGTGCATTTTTAATACCATATGTAATTCTGCTCTTTCTTGTTGGTaaaccattttattttttggaaATGATAATGGGACAATTTTCTGGACGTTCCTCGATTCGTGTTTGGAATGTTTCACCTGCTTTTGTTG GGGTTGGCTGGGCTCAGTTCTCTTCAACGATCATTTTAGCGACTTATTATAGTTCGTTAATGGCATTAACTCTTTACTATTTGATCGCATCATTTTCCATTGAATTACCTTGGGCAAAGTGTCTTGAAGAATGGGAACCATATTGTATCGATTCGTccaggaagaagaaatatagtaTGATGATCAATGATACATCATTTTCAAAGGAATATCACTACTTCAATAAACTCAACCATACTGTGGATAATCCAATTTACCGAAGCTCTGCTGAACTTTACTTTTT aAACACAGTATTACACGACAAAGACAACATCGACGATGGAATTGGTTTACCAGATTGGAAGTTAACACTTTGTCTGTTTGGGTGTTGGGCTTCAGTTTGCATAGTCATTTTCCAAGGTGCCAAAAGTACAGGGAAGGCATCTTATTTTCTAGCGATTTttccttatattattttaatagcgTTGCTAATACGTGCTGTAACATTGAATGGTGCTGCCAatggtatattattttttattacccCACAATGGGATATGCTGTTAAAACCTAAGGTTTGGTACGCTGCAGTTACccaatgtttcttttctttatccgtATGTTTTGGTGCTATCGTCACTTATTCGACAAACAATGAATTTAAACATAACATTTACAG AGATGCAATGATCATTACGACATTGGACACTATCACCAGCATGATCGCGGGCTGTGCAATCTTTGGAATTCTCGGCAACCTTGCCTACGAAATGGATATTAAGGATATAGGCACAGTGGTAAAAGATGGCACTGGTCTGGCGTTCATTTCCTATCCCGATGCAATAGCTAAATTCGAATTTTTACCTCAG TTATTTTCCGTTCTCTTCTTTGTCATGATGTTTGTTCTTGGAATTGGTAGTTCTGTGGGTATGACATCGAGTCTTTACGTAATCCTGAATGAACAATTTCCGAATCTGAAAACTTGGCAAATTGTTTTGCCATTGTGTTCTCTTGGATTTTTAATTGGAATAATATACGTCACGCcg GGTGGACAATGGGTTCTTGTTTTAGCTGATTATTATGGTACTTCCTTTGTTGTGTTCATTTTAGCTACGTTTGAGATGATTGGTATCATTCATGTATATG atgaTTACAAAAGCTTTCCAACCAACGTCCCAATGGGGaccgaaagaaatgaattatcgAAGAGAATGGTTaatgtttaa
- the LOC124949233 gene encoding sodium-dependent nutrient amino acid transporter 1-like isoform X2 produces MENGNHEASYDNPTFEITNERNIRKFSNDQNKSRELEDLEQSQEKETQGSWNNSIEFLMSCIAMSVGFGNIWRFPFTAYKNGGGAFLIPYVILLFLVGKPFYFLEMIMGQFSGRSSIRVWNVSPAFVGVGWAQFSSTIILATYYSSLMALTLYYLIASFSIELPWAKCLEEWEPYCIDSSRKKKYSMMINDTSFSKEYHYFNKLNHTVDNPIYRSSAELYFLNTVLHDKDNIDDGIGLPDWKLTLCLFGCWASVCIVIFQGAKSTGKASYFLAIFPYIILIALLIRAVTLNGAANGILFFITPQWDMLLKPKVWYAAVTQCFFSLSVCFGAIVTYSTNNEFKHNIYRDAMIITTLDTITSMIAGCAIFGILGNLAYEMDIKDIGTVVKDGTGLAFISYPDAIAKFEFLPQLFSVLFFVMMFVLGIGSSVGMTSSLYVILNEQFPNLKTWQIVLPLCSLGFLIGIIYVTPGGQWVLVLADYYGTSFVVFILATFEMIGIIHVYGFENFIDDIEFMLDMKASMFWKICWFIITPVTLIIIFFYTVANLSPLVYAGKTFPTAAHAAGIIILCIGVLQIPIWMLLTILKNRNLPLKEMITKAFQPTSQWGPKEMNYRREWLMFKEKKMEIRNRRKQSRLLQIIRIVFSLEVR; encoded by the exons ATG gaaaaTGGAAACCACGAAGCGAGTTATGATAACCCAACGTTTGAAATTACTAACGAAAGAAACATTCGAAAATTTAGTAATGATCAAAACAAATCTCGAGAATTAGAGGATTTAGAACAAtcgcaagagaaagaaactcaAGGATCTTGGAACAATagtattgaatttttaatgtcTTGTATTGCTATGTCGGTCGGTTTTGGTAATATCTGGAGATTTCCATTTACTGCTTATAAAAATGGTGGTGGTGCATTTTTAATACCATATGTAATTCTGCTCTTTCTTGTTGGTaaaccattttattttttggaaATGATAATGGGACAATTTTCTGGACGTTCCTCGATTCGTGTTTGGAATGTTTCACCTGCTTTTGTTG GGGTTGGCTGGGCTCAGTTCTCTTCAACGATCATTTTAGCGACTTATTATAGTTCGTTAATGGCATTAACTCTTTACTATTTGATCGCATCATTTTCCATTGAATTACCTTGGGCAAAGTGTCTTGAAGAATGGGAACCATATTGTATCGATTCGTccaggaagaagaaatatagtaTGATGATCAATGATACATCATTTTCAAAGGAATATCACTACTTCAATAAACTCAACCATACTGTGGATAATCCAATTTACCGAAGCTCTGCTGAACTTTACTTTTT aAACACAGTATTACACGACAAAGACAACATCGACGATGGAATTGGTTTACCAGATTGGAAGTTAACACTTTGTCTGTTTGGGTGTTGGGCTTCAGTTTGCATAGTCATTTTCCAAGGTGCCAAAAGTACAGGGAAGGCATCTTATTTTCTAGCGATTTttccttatattattttaatagcgTTGCTAATACGTGCTGTAACATTGAATGGTGCTGCCAatggtatattattttttattacccCACAATGGGATATGCTGTTAAAACCTAAGGTTTGGTACGCTGCAGTTACccaatgtttcttttctttatccgtATGTTTTGGTGCTATCGTCACTTATTCGACAAACAATGAATTTAAACATAACATTTACAG AGATGCAATGATCATTACGACATTGGACACTATCACCAGCATGATCGCGGGCTGTGCAATCTTTGGAATTCTCGGCAACCTTGCCTACGAAATGGATATTAAGGATATAGGCACAGTGGTAAAAGATGGCACTGGTCTGGCGTTCATTTCCTATCCCGATGCAATAGCTAAATTCGAATTTTTACCTCAG TTATTTTCCGTTCTCTTCTTTGTCATGATGTTTGTTCTTGGAATTGGTAGTTCTGTGGGTATGACATCGAGTCTTTACGTAATCCTGAATGAACAATTTCCGAATCTGAAAACTTGGCAAATTGTTTTGCCATTGTGTTCTCTTGGATTTTTAATTGGAATAATATACGTCACGCcg GGTGGACAATGGGTTCTTGTTTTAGCTGATTATTATGGTACTTCCTTTGTTGTGTTCATTTTAGCTACGTTTGAGATGATTGGTATCATTCATGTATATG gattcgaaaatttcattgatgaCATAGAATTCATGTTAGACATGAAAGCAAGTATGTTTTGGAAAATTTGTTGGTTCATAATAACGCCCGTTACATTgatcatcattttcttctatacCGTCGCAAATCTCTCGCCTTTGGTTTATGCTGGCAAAACTTTTCCAACAGCCGCTCATGCGGCTGgtataataatactttgtaTTGGTGTACTACAAATACCAATTTGGATGCTGTTGACTATATTAAAGAACAGGAATTTGCCATTAAAAGAG atgaTTACAAAAGCTTTCCAACCAACGTCCCAATGGGGaccgaaagaaatgaattatcgAAGAGAATGGTTaatgtttaaagaaaaaaaaatggagattAGAAATAGGAGAAAACAATCAAGATTGTTGCAAATAATTCGAATTGTTTTCAGTTTAGAAGTAAGATAG